TGCTCCTGATAGTGTTTTTTCCAAGATAAAAGAAACTATAGGCAATTAGTGATCAAGCTGTTCAATGTCTTTTGTTGAagtattttattcaattctatTACCTGTCTGATGTTCGTCGATAATCACCCATGTCTTGACTACTTGGCACATCCGTTGCACTATGAGATGAGCTCAGTCCATAAAACGTACTTCCCGCTACAGTCACTTGCAAATCCGGAGAATGTGGAATTAGGTCCTGTTTTCTGTAGTTGAAAGCATCacattgattttcaaaatttcatttgaattttcattgatgAATTAAAAAACGGTAATATTAGTTTAGTAAACactgatttatattttatgttaGTACTGTTGAACCGATTCTAAAATGTAGAAACGAAAAACGGTCTTAACGACatcaatttttgcatattACAATACCTATTTGGAGTGGATGTAGGTAGCACTCTTCTATAACTCCTGAATTGAGCAGTGGGTACTGGAACAATTTGATTTGACCCAGCTCCTGAGTATCTGAGAAACCTCAAATACATTCGATCAAGGCTTGCACCTCCCATCTCTTGTTCTTTAAAGCTGGAATCTTTCCTCCCAAGTTTCTTTAAAGATCCGAACTTCTTTTCCAAGTTTGGTTTGTCCAGTGGTGAACCATTTTTGAGCTTTGCTTTGTTTTCGCTGTCACTTTCGTCAGTTTCACTAAATAACGCACTCGTTTGCCCATGGCTTTCCGCTCCTAACGTTGCCTTGTTAATTGCATCTAACCAAATAGACAAGATATCCTCTGTATCTGCcgcaaaataaaatacagtCCCTGTGTGATAAACTTTGAAAGCATATTTTCGAGATTTCACTTCTGTCGCCTGTGAAGCTGTAAATCCTGTTAATGCAATCAGGCAATCAGCTTTTACGCTCTCTTGCGTTTTAAACCTGAAATATAAgtgcagaaatttttcatacgtaATATATTGTAGTGTAATATATTCAAGTACtgtattaaaatgaaaatggaagttatttattttactcccTCTCCCTAAAGTTATATTTGCCAATTGAAATATCAGTAAGTCTGACGGTGAGATAGTTTCAAGTTAGGTATTgaatatatgtaggtataattatATGTCTAGACGTCAGGTATCGAAGagatgaatcatttttctaccATCATACTAAAACTGCGATTCTTTTATTTACCATAAAATAATGGTTCGTCATTGAAAAGTATGATTAAAACACATGTTTTTCGTTCTATGAGTTATCTTTCACATGCTTAGGTTATATTTAACTACCTTCACCTATTTGAACCTGATAAATTAtagttttttcattcgatgaAGCAGCATGAGTTTTATGTACTACAAACATTACTTTTAACTAGAAATTTGGTCTGAAACCAAGATTTCCAGAGTTCTAATGTCAAGTTGGCAAAGTTGGGAGTGAAAAACATAAAGTGAGTCTATGTTCATCTTAGATCTATTGATATAGATAATAACATTTCATACCTGTATAAGGATGAACCCTTCAAAATGAACCAGGCTCGAGCCCATGCGCCTCCAGCTCCTCTGCTGCGATGGGTCAACCATCCTTCCAGATCCCCTAATCCAACATCTTTAACAGACACGTTTCTCCTTTCTGAAACAAATACAAAGTAATGATTAATTTAAAGCCGACATAGTCACACTTCATATTTATatgcgatatattttttcactacaATTTTATACGAGTACTGATCAAAAGTAAATCATATTCGTACATTAAATAAGTTAAACGTTTGTAGATCTAGTACTCACTGGCAAGTAACAAATTTCGTTTACGGCTGCTTCGAGGACTTGAACCTGAAGCTTTACTTGAGCTGGCATGCAAGCCTATACTGCGAGCAACCATCATTGCTCTGTTAACAACACCTTTTTCTGAACTCTTGTCCTTTTCTAAAGTTCGAGGTTTCGAATCAGGAGTTTGCATTTGCCTAGAACAACCAACACCATCGGGAGAATCCGTGTTCCTTGAAATATTATTGTCCAATGTGTGTTGTTCCAGCGATGCAGAATTAATCGAGGAACCCTCGAAAAAAGCCTTCTCCTCTTTAAATTGACCCTCATAAATTTCAGAATAACCATAAGGATCCGTCAATAAAGTTGGTTTATGATCTCCAAGTGGTGTACTTGGTTCATCAATAAAATCAGTTGACTTTGCGACAAAGTCACTATAAGTTTCTATGACTTCACTTTTCTGACATTCATCTGAGGTATCAAAATTTACGGGATTATCAAGAAATGATTctgattttttcatatctctCCTAACACTAGGCCTCTCCAGAGGTACAGGCTTCTCTTGACCTTCCGAAGGATTAGAtatatttgttaaatttaGGGGTGCTGGTTTTAGATATTTACGTGGAGGAGGTTCAGGAGGAGTTGATCTCTGTTTAGCCTCAGGCTTTGTTGATGTCGCTTTGGGTATATCTGTCCGTTGTCTTGTTTGTAAACTGTTGTTTTGAATGCTTGTTACCGAACTATGTTTCTCCAAAACTTGTTCATTATTtccatcaaaatttttgcttgTTTCAATAACAGAGTTTGTCTCATTGAAATTGTGCAAATTCTCAGCACTTCTGGCTTTCACTTGCACCAATTTAGTATGTGCGATCAAAGCATGATTAATAGTTTCTATAAGTTCGCCAAACTTTTGAATTGTTGTATCACCTTCACTACTGCTACCTACATTTTCGTTGTAGCTACTGGTCGACTCGGACTTTTCAACACTACTCTCATGACTTGAAGCGTCATAATTAGGTGGTGCATCACTGATAATGCGTGATTCTTCTACTTCTTTGTTTTTAGGATTCTTATTatctaataaataaatctcCTTATAGTTGTCGGTATCTCTCGTAAGTTCTGTAATTGCCTGAATGCTTTCAATATTGCTTTGGTAATCTTCAGTACTACTTCTATGGTCAACGTCGTTAATTCTAATATGTACAACGCCTCTACTAACATCTGTTCTTTCAAGCACTTTTGCAAGATTTGATTTTACATCAATGTCGATatttcgaatgtttttttcaaaatcattaattttttgtgcAACGCTACCAATGTTCTGTGTATCTATATTCGGTGAATTCTTATCCGTATTATCTAACTTCTTATTAACgtcattaataataattccatCACCTGGAAAAGATTCAGTCTTATTTGAACTGCAACTAGATGCATTTGAAATCAAGCTCAATTTTGAATGACTTTCAATGGTGGCCAATTTCCGTTCCACAAAATCGTTTTCAGTCAAATCGTACGCCGGTGTACTATAACTCTTGTCCAACTTGCCTCGTTCTCTATGATGAGCACTTGGTTCGCATGTTTGAACATCTTGTAAAATACTAGagctatttttattattacttgaTTCATTTAAAGGCACTTGAGTATCATTTGCATTACAGCTAATGTCAAATTCCACATCCATAAGTCTATTTTCCGAGTAAATTGTATTCTTGTCAAAGGAAATACTCTTTTGTGTGCTGAGCGTGTGCTTTAAATTTTGGTTCGACTTATCTTTATCGACATGGGTATTCTCAACCTCTTCAGACTTCTCCTGAAATTGAACTTTCTTTTCATCTGTCTGTACatccaattttcttttccgtttACTTTGTTCTATGCCCAGACAAGTTTGTGGTCTCAAATTTGAAGGGACATTATCCAAGCCATGAGCACAAGATGCAGCCTTATCCCGTAATTGAAAGGTCGTATTATGCTCTTCTTTCAACTCTCGCCAAAACTGTTCAATATCTACACCATGTTTAATCATTGGGCTGGCACCTGTTATTGTAGCGCGTCTTTGTACCAGATTTCTGGGTTTAGAAGAATACAAACGAACTGATGACGGAGGTTCGACTTCGCTATCTGAATCACTGCTATCGGATGGCATCGTATCCAAGGTGATGACTGTGTCCAAAATACTTGCAGGCTCTGGACTGGGAATCTTTGGTACTTGCCTATTACAAAGAAAGACATCAAATTAAACAGATAACATTCCCCAAGAATCTAGCAGCATCATGTAATAATAAAGTAGGATAACAACATTGAATGGTCAAAACTATATTTACCGAGGTAACGGCATAGTGAAATCTGGTATCGTTAGCAACTCTGGCCGTGGTGATGGTAGATTATGCTGCCATCGCGTAGTatatgttgtttttttattgcttgGTAGCCTGTAAGGTTTTATGTATATCTGGCCGTACACTTTTGTATGCCTCGGCCTTCGTTTTAAAGTTAATAAAACCTCGGCAGGACATTCACGGAAGAGTTCCAGcacattttttctctcccatCCGACAACCGTTTGATAATTTACCTGGAGAATAAGaagcatatgtatatatacatattgacAAAAAGATCTCGCGCACAGGATTAATACAAGGATTCAACTACAAAGAAAAGATAGGATAGTCTTCAAGCATTTATTTAGGTCAAGAAAAGACCTACTTCAAGCTGAGTTTCTCTTGCAAGGGGAACGAACGACGTTCGGATCACggattttcttcaaactttgtACACTTTTCATATTCCATTAGAACAACAAAATGTGCAAGTAACAAGGCGTACAACTTCGGCGTTTTCAAGAAAATCGCAAGAGAAATCTTACGTAATTCAATATCTACCGGTGCATAGCGACACTGACAACGAGGCGGCGGCGGCCGAGCGATGAGCGTTCAATATCCGTAGTCGCTGGATCGCTGGATCGAGTCCCGctcatgtatttttttctcccataATACTGttcatattctttttcatatatattacaatttaaaggtagtttaatgaaaaaatacgtgtATTTGCATAAACCTTTATCGAATTTCCAATGTTATATAGTCAAACATCGATAAATAAAggtgtaaataattttattcaataaaacaaTGAGTTATAATATGTCAACGTAAGGTTGTGCTTTCGACTTTACAATTTGCAGGATGTTATTTTAACTATCTCAttgttttattgaataaaattatttacaccTTTATTTATCGATATTTGACTATATAACATTGGAAATTCGATAAAGGTTCATGCAAATACACGTATTTTATCATTAAACTACCTttaaattgtaatatatatgaaaaagaatatgaCCAGTATcatgggagaaaaaaaaagaaaaaaaaaatacatgagCGGGACTCGATCCAGCGATCCAGCAGCTACGGATATTGAACGCTCATTGCTCGGCCGCCGTTGCCTCGTTGTCAGTGTCGTTACGCACCAGTACATATTGAATTACGTAAGATTTCTCCTgcgattttctcgaaaacgTCGAAGTTGTACGCCTTGCTACTTGCACATTATGTTGTTCTGATGGAGTAAGAAAAGTGTacaaagtttgaagaaaatccGTGATCCGAACGTCGTTCGTTCCCCTTGTTAGAACTGACATCACAATTAATAATGACCATAGGAAAACTCAATATCTTGtgtcatttgaaaattatgtttcACATGTATCATATTCATGGTGAATGCAAGTTTGCAAAACCAGTTGTTTAAAATTAGGCCTACTTGAACAGTATCTCATCCTTCCTAATATTACTCCTCACATACCCATACAATTTCTCCCACTAATGATGTCTAACTATTATTTTCCAACGTATATCAATGTTAAATGAATAGAGATTTTGTTtagaaattcttcttttttttttaggtagCCTCAATCATATGAGGAAAATTgtttattggaaaattatgccatgtcggtattcaaatttaaattaatcaTGCAATAAATTCAACTGATCGGTTATTTACCTGGACAATTTCATCACCTTCTTCCATTTTACCGCATTGATGTGCTGCGGATCCGAATTTAATTTCAGCTATTTGATGAGCACCATGGAACGATGGCAATATGTAGAAGCCCTGAACataaaacatttttgaattatttcaactaaTAATATTTATCATGGAACATTAAtcatgaaattattcatctgattgtgagtaaaaaatttacaactgtATTGCGTTTTAAtcttgatatatatatacagggtgtcatATTGCTGAAAATATGCTCAAATATATCGAAAACTAAGCATTAAATTGAACAATGTGTCGGACAAAAATTGTTGTATATTAAGGGGGACATCAGATGAGCATCCCAGTTTTTGGATCTGGGGCCTTTGCTGGGCCCATTGAGGCCCaactttcgtttttcaaatgGAACctgctattttttattttactttcgtaTTTCTCATTAAAAAGTAAGTTTTACTCCTAGTAATTTTTTAGTTATCGTCTTCAAATAGGCGTAAAACTTTATTAGAAGTTTTCTCATGAGAAAAGTGGTAATACATCAATCACTgtcaagaatttaaaaatgagaaCAAATTCTACAATGAATAGAATTATTCAATGTTGAAAAGTGGTTAGGCGCTTGTTTATGTTTGTTTTTAAGCATTGCCAAGCATTTAAGAACTGTGGGAATTAGCGTCACTTGATGTATACCATAGGGAGGTTGTTTggtcagatttttaaaaacttttttttcacttttgaccGAAACATCTTTCAATTTAATGATTAAATTTCGATATATTGGAgcgtatttgaaaaaatgagacacCCGGTATTAGCGTAGACATAAAAATTAGTTATCACTACGTACACTATTAAAAGATTGATTTTATATGGGATAATTTAATCGGACAAAAGAATTCTGTACAAATCCTTGTAATCGCATTTAAATAGTATTTCATACTGCTGAAATAGGTTCCATAATTGAATTGTAAGTAGAATACAGAACTCCATGGTCGTATTAAATTCAGATTGTACACAAGAAGTATTATCTGCAGAGGAAatgacaatcttaccgacatTCATGCTTTATCTCAAACGGATGTGGCTGTTAAGCATTCATTGATGTTTATTGATAATATTGAAAAGTCTCATAAGAATCTTTTACTCAATTAGCAATAACTTTATCTCGATCAAATTAAATCTTATTATTACtgttttatataaatattgcacaacttttaaataattattgcatAGTATCATACGATGTATATGAGAAATTGAATAAGTTAATTATGAAGCTGATTTCATTGTCAAAAGAAAGATATCAGAAAAAATGCAATAGAAAAACGATTACTTTTCATTACTTACCAAATCATCACCTGGCCTTTTCTTTAACGTTGCTAAATCCAGACTCGCTGGCTGTAATATCATGGGATCGGCCATGTCTTGTATAATGTAATCAGCCAATTTAGCTAGTTGTCCACAAGTAGTTCTTATCTCTTCAATCGGTCTTTCAGCGAATCTGTCACGTTGAGCGCAGGTCGCCATTTCTATGGAAAGCTTCAACAACTCAGCCTTTTTATCATTGTATTCTAGTTGGCCGCTAAACGGAGATCGATCAAGCCAACAGACCAAAGGCTTGAGAGATGTTACAACCGATGCTACGTCGGATAAAGTTTGAGTTGTGACGGGTTTAGAATCGGTTTGTCGAGATAATTCATTATGCAGACTGTGGGCCTGACAAGACAGTCGTAATGCCAGAAGCTGCAAATTTTCATGGTCAAGTTCATAGTGAAAGTTTCTCAAATACTCAACAGCTTCGAGAATTATTTCTTGATGGCCAAGCTTCAGTACCCCAAGGTGTTCTAAGTCTTCCGGTCTGAGATTCAATAGTTGTTGACCATTCACAACATGGTTCATAAAACTGTGAACGTACGGTAACACCGAATTGTCTAAGCCTGTCGAGAGAATTGCAAGAACGTATTAGCAAATGATgaatggtaaaaattattgtcaaaaaaatataaaggaCTTTGGCAAAAGTGAATCTGATTTATGGGTAAAAATGTATGAGAACTTTACAGaaagatattttatacaatcacCCTGAACGATGCACCCTGACTAAGAATGCATAACAATTATCAGATCTGGAATGAATGCATCATTGAAGTTTCAAGTAACAAAggagagaattatttttagaacaacaaaaacaaacgaaagaCGTTCATTCAGTCACGCACATATCGAATTTATCAATGGATTACGCAATTAGTCATACTGAATGAACGAAATTAGCCTTCACAAACGAAGTTTGTATTTGTATAACATACATGTATGGACGTAATAAACTACGAGGGCCGGGGGGCGTATACAGGAAATGGAGTTTTCGCATTGTATAATACGAGAAACCGTCGCTGAATTAATACGTACGATTCTAAGCACTTACAATGTGGCATAACAAATATTACGAAGTAATAATCAAGCCTTCCACGTACCTTTCAGCCACTCACACACCTGATCTGTCTTCCATTCTGCGACATTGACATA
The Neodiprion fabricii isolate iyNeoFabr1 chromosome 1, iyNeoFabr1.1, whole genome shotgun sequence DNA segment above includes these coding regions:
- the LOC124180200 gene encoding uncharacterized protein LOC124180200 — protein: MAYVNVAEWKTDQVCEWLKGLDNSVLPYVHSFMNHVVNGQQLLNLRPEDLEHLGVLKLGHQEIILEAVEYLRNFHYELDHENLQLLALRLSCQAHSLHNELSRQTDSKPVTTQTLSDVASVVTSLKPLVCWLDRSPFSGQLEYNDKKAELLKLSIEMATCAQRDRFAERPIEEIRTTCGQLAKLADYIIQDMADPMILQPASLDLATLKKRPGDDLGFYILPSFHGAHQIAEIKFGSAAHQCGKMEEGDEIVQVNYQTVVGWERKNVLELFRECPAEVLLTLKRRPRHTKVYGQIYIKPYRLPSNKKTTYTTRWQHNLPSPRPELLTIPDFTMPLPRQVPKIPSPEPASILDTVITLDTMPSDSSDSDSEVEPPSSVRLYSSKPRNLVQRRATITGASPMIKHGVDIEQFWRELKEEHNTTFQLRDKAASCAHGLDNVPSNLRPQTCLGIEQSKRKRKLDVQTDEKKVQFQEKSEEVENTHVDKDKSNQNLKHTLSTQKSISFDKNTIYSENRLMDVEFDISCNANDTQVPLNESSNNKNSSSILQDVQTCEPSAHHRERGKLDKSYSTPAYDLTENDFVERKLATIESHSKLSLISNASSCSSNKTESFPGDGIIINDVNKKLDNTDKNSPNIDTQNIGSVAQKINDFEKNIRNIDIDVKSNLAKVLERTDVSRGVVHIRINDVDHRSSTEDYQSNIESIQAITELTRDTDNYKEIYLLDNKNPKNKEVEESRIISDAPPNYDASSHESSVEKSESTSSYNENVGSSSEGDTTIQKFGELIETINHALIAHTKLVQVKARSAENLHNFNETNSVIETSKNFDGNNEQVLEKHSSVTSIQNNSLQTRQRTDIPKATSTKPEAKQRSTPPEPPPRKYLKPAPLNLTNISNPSEGQEKPVPLERPSVRRDMKKSESFLDNPVNFDTSDECQKSEVIETYSDFVAKSTDFIDEPSTPLGDHKPTLLTDPYGYSEIYEGQFKEEKAFFEGSSINSASLEQHTLDNNISRNTDSPDGVGCSRQMQTPDSKPRTLEKDKSSEKGVVNRAMMVARSIGLHASSSKASGSSPRSSRKRNLLLAKRRNVSVKDVGLGDLEGWLTHRSRGAGGAWARAWFILKGSSLYRFKTQESVKADCLIALTGFTASQATEVKSRKYAFKVYHTGTVFYFAADTEDILSIWLDAINKATLGAESHGQTSALFSETDESDSENKAKLKNGSPLDKPNLEKKFGSLKKLGRKDSSFKEQEMGGASLDRMYLRFLRYSGAGSNQIVPVPTAQFRSYRRVLPTSTPNRKQDLIPHSPDLQVTVAGSTFYGLSSSHSATDVPSSQDMGDYRRTSDRSHSSRSRRPDDLQGFVTLEQFMLSHQEEDRRQELGNRSVSPHVTLLTSDHVHIQHRNFNDISPNNGVIYGQTRNFDEVLPTNGVIYGRTRNWDETSSNSSSTSYGLTRNTDDNHGQSKTKDQSNCLQASINEESSHELSRVNDYLNETPSAKIKPCQPVYKHRKQHETYSHKSRPQEGVVYYPNCHNEPSYRQNEPNLPYDSRAEKSQTSNRQIDATYGQNAHIHGPRTPRRQDLKHGKKSIDNHATRVLDTSEILANIHSAPKRLVRNEGYLGSSGDLASPVSSETLQRARKVASVTRKGSFNLIDRRRDHSTPEKHWIDSLRRTDKKSTSSDKSKLKNAAQYQPPPIPSSPFEQDGMRPAFEMHLDKSEHVQKTNRFKSLFGSKTPQKPSTLDLPKDHQKTLLGSPRLHRAIFRERRTNQQHQSNRSGSQSPGDSGISQSLSSFSGTSQSQTLSQSFSSTSSVSDWSPDTPTTNIPKSTSIPVHIQQRSSNSSRNSLAPPTLPYIPPPTSPPPDYPGLEYPPVFEPGTYSLTDASLLRNRSKSSQSKSDL